GGCTTGCGGCAGGAACATTCCTGGCGGTACTCCGGCACTACGGCCTCCGGGTGGTGGGGGCAGTAGTAAAAGGCATCAATATGTGCCCCTACGCCAGCAAGCTCCTCATTCATGTACCCGTGAAGCTCCTTTACTGCCTCTTCCCCAAACATGCCCCGGGCCACGCCACTCTGATTGGTGACGACAATGGCCAGATAACCTCTGTCATTGACGTATTTCACGGCCTCCCTGGCTCCGGGCATCCACTGAAGCTTTTCCTGCTCATGAAGATAGCCCGTATCCACATTCAAGGTGCCGTCCCGGTCGAAAAAAACGGCAGGAATTTTACCTTTTTTATTTTCCATACTCAAAATAGCCACCCTGGTCAAGGAAATCGCAATACTCCTTCACAGCTTCCTTCATGTCAT
This genomic interval from Selenomonas sp. AB3002 contains the following:
- a CDS encoding HAD family hydrolase produces the protein MENKKGKIPAVFFDRDGTLNVDTGYLHEQEKLQWMPGAREAVKYVNDRGYLAIVVTNQSGVARGMFGEEAVKELHGYMNEELAGVGAHIDAFYYCPHHPEAVVPEYRQECSCRKPKSGLIEQACRDFDIDMEKSLMVGDSPRDVTCGEGAGIRGVLYEGGSLLELLKQYI